From the Panthera leo isolate Ple1 chromosome C1, P.leo_Ple1_pat1.1, whole genome shotgun sequence genome, one window contains:
- the CC1H1orf167 gene encoding uncharacterized protein C1orf167 homolog isoform X5: MELRQDASRKENVPPRPATPLRPGKRLERRRFPKSRGVGRGSGHGRWVHECPAEREGPATIRSPGAERRQEPCRVQTNLAGPSLVLKDATGRLVNSGLQQQSNLQTPAGRPQGRARELVVQQSNLSIRGTSLAEGRSHLSPRLRSELLDSFWPHPIPQGSPLSRASLANPLTSLRQSRWLGTDTPCPDVQPAAGFASLSGHTLPGSGPWCVLGNWPPRLMGEPLTLEDLTVPVQSQARAPSQTAIHQLLASVRHLEHEVALLRCRASQEPPGPAHRDPWTSSGRAGGGQGGPGQPVLASWEGREKPVRGLRETADFPGTQGAQAGLSDSRASSKPASLEATLRMLTGDFLDPKQGALLANPARQGENFSPGPTYGSRPKRDPRLPPGVGNREARPCSSACSRAARGGPPGQEGREVALQELVSKEEERTASCPPDAAPARSALQNKARNVGSLESGTARCFRAWWHRVRKRRAVAAAVALGRRRLLRRGLRALRWALRLREAQLEVAWKRHTQALLAQSFRKWRNQTLQQKQGQPRVQAGPGPPPSGTGQGQSPSGREPVADPAWRSSPGSQREEAGAWPGPDGGDGEVQMLQALQQLAGFLLWCHQKEWARQERRVQGEASRATLRTQKKGRPPQARCSHAADAPKVASLDTQQQRAWLGRCFGAWQQFVQRGARYRDRLAHRRARTLRICLQQWVRMKQLQASDGAKVTQLSLCRQKAGNVALCSSAPGVATAQGLGTMAQVQGGSSLREACRRLALRRAPLLWRTRLSQRRKADSFLQGMRQQMIRRILKGWCLRAWGPGTPSDSARTTLAPELLGSIPGGEDLPGCSTPRSSLEKVSRAPTLLETLRLSFVWAAGRQQKRRCLLLWQVRAQQSRRAARWHRCTLRRRILLGWSHWATAQGAQRELAVGWAWERSCRAALGLWRRRLAQRLQAERCVRARGRTLVRGALHRWHGCWQRRQLLHEKYQQWVQVQLQGLRRSVFRDWRRAAARRRRTAAPPEQPLLQSHFQAPCGVVRDTGVFPATRAFRDGPRRALGTTFSMWREAGAAKAWAQGQHVARVPVTHWRSRARGGPTDGQLRRPTAAGRGPAQRGTTAAVDRRSREKCPGLRVTESLASAVPSRSSCSGLDAPARPRARRPENQEGTAALRPASSKAKAWPLRGSWGGGTCSAGTLRPCFAGSRAPSRPGAWRQHGSTGWTLRERSSWHGRCSGSGT; encoded by the exons ATGGAGCTGAGACAGGACGCCAGCCGCAAGGAGAATGTGCCCCCCAGGCCTGCGACGCCCCTGAGGCCAGGCAAGAGGCTTG AGCGACGGAGATTTCCGAAGAGCAGAGGTGTCGGCCGGGGCAGCGGACATGGCCGGTGGGTGCACGAGTGCCCGGCTGAGAGGGAAGGGCCTGCCACCATACGCTCCCCGGGGGCAGAGCGGCGCCAGGAGCCCTGCCGGGTCCAGACCAACCTGGCCGGCCCGAGCCTCGTCCTGAAGGACGCAACTGGCCGGCTGGTGAACTCAGGCTTGCAACAGCAGAGCAACCTGCAGACCCCGGCCGGCAGGCCCCAGGGGAGAGCTCGAGAGCTTGTCGTCCAGCAGAGTAACCTGAGCATAAGGGGGACCAGCTTGGCCGAAGGCAGGAGTCACCTCAGCCCCCGCCTCCGGTCAGAGCTTCTGGACAGCTTCTGGCCCCACCCGATACCCCAGGGAAGCCCTCTATCCCGAGCGTCGCTGGCTAACCCACTCACCAGCCTGAGACAGTCCCGGTGGCTGGGCACAGACACCCCCTGCCCAGACGTCCAGCCTGCTGCAGGCTTCGCCTCTCTCAGTGGGCACACACTTCCAGGCTCCGGACCCTGGTGTGTCCTGGGGAACTGGCCCCCTAGGCTCATGGGGGAGCCCCTCACCCTGGAGGACCTGACTGTCCCGGTCCAGAGCCAGGCTCGGGCCCCATCCCAGACTGCCATCCACCAGCTGCTGGCCTCTGTGCGACACCTGGAGCACGAGGTAGCCCTTCTCAGGTGCCGGGCCTCCCAGGAACCCCCAGGCCCTGCTCACCGGGACCCCTGGACCAGCAGTGGCCGGgctggcggggggcagggagggcccgGCCAGCCTGTTCTTGCatcctgggaggggagggagaaacccGTGCGAGGCCTCAGGGAAACTGCGGATTTCCCAGGGACACAGGGGGCCCAGGCTGGCCTCTCAGACAGTCGGGCAAGCAGTAAGCCTGCGTCACTGGAGGCCACGCTGAGGATGCTGACAGGGGATTTCCTCGACCCTAAGCAGGGGGCCCTTCTGGCCAACCCCGCGAGGCAAGGAGAGAACTTCTCCCCGGGGCCTACATATGGCAGCAGGCCGAAGAGGGACCCCCGGCTCCCTCCAGGGGTGGGTAACAGGGAAGCCAGACCCTGCTCTTCAGCTTGCTCCCGTGCTGCCCGGGGCGGCCCAcctgggcaggaaggaagggaggtggcCCTGCAGGAGCTTGTCagcaaggaggaggagaggacagCTTCCTGCCCACCAGATGCAGCCCCAGCAAGGAGCGCCCTGCAG AACAAAGCCCGAAACGTTGGGAGCCTGGAGTCCGGGACGGCCCG ATGTTTCAGAGCCTGGTGGCATCGGGTGCGGAAGCGGCGGGCCGTGGCTGCGGCGGTGGCCCTGGGCCGCCGGCGGCTGTTGCGCAGGGGCCTGCGGGCGCTTCGGTGGGCACTGCGGCTCCGGGAGGCCCAGCTGGAGGTGGCATGGAAGCGACACACTCAGGCCCTGCTGGCCCAGAGCTTCCGAAAG TGGAGAAACCAGACTCTGCAGCAGAAGCAAGGGCAGCCCCGCGTCCAGGCTGGGCCGGGACCCCCACCGTCTGGGACGGGCCAAGGCCAGAGCCCCTCAGGAAGGGAGCCGGTGGCAGACCCCGCCTGGAGAAGCAG TCCAGGGAGTCagagggaggaggcgggagcCTGGCCGGGACCAGATGGAGGCGACGGAGAAGTACAGATGCTTCAGGCCTTGCAGCAACTGGCTG GCTTCCTCTTATGGTGCCATCAGAAGGAATGGgccaggcaggagaggagggtcCAGGGAGAGGCCTCCAGGGCCACGCTGAGGACTCAGAAGAAGGGGAGACCCCCCCAGGCCCGGTGCTCTCATGCTGCAGACGCACCCAAGGTGGCCTCGCTGGACACccagcagcagagagcctggctcGGCAg GTGCTTTGGGGCCTGGCAGCAGTTTGTGCAAAGAGGGGCCCGGTACCGGGACCGCCTGGCTCACCGCCGGGCCAGGACCCTGAGGATATGTCTGCAGCAGTGGGTGCGAatgaagcagctccaggcctCAGATGGAGCGAAGGTGACCCAGCTGTCCCTCTGCCGGCAGAAGGCAG GGAACGTGGCCCTCTGCAGCTCAGCCCCTGGCGTGGCCACAGCCCAAGGCCTGGGGACGATGGCCCAGGTGCAAGGTGGCAGCTCCCTGCGGGAAGCCTGCCGGAGACTGGCCCTCCGCCGGGCGCCGCTGCTCTGGAGGACGCGGCTCTCCCAGCGTCGGAAGGCTGA CTCCTTCCTCCAGGGCATGCGGCAGCAGATGATTCGGCGTATCCTGAAGGGCTGGTGCCTGAGGGCCTGGGGTCCAGGCACCCCGTCAGACAGTGCCAGGACCACCTTGGCCCCGGAGCTCCTGGGCAGCATCCCGGGGGGGGAGGACTTGCCGGGCTGCAGCACACCCCGAAGCTCACTAGAGAAG gtTTCCAGGGCCCCCACCCTCCTGGAGACGCTCCGGCTGAGCTTTGTGTGGGCAGCTGGGCGGCAGCAGAAGAGGCGGTGCCTTCTGCTCTGGCAGGTGCGGGCACAGCAGTCCCGGAGGGCAGCGAGGTGGCACCGGTGTACTCTTCGGAGGCG CATCCTTCTCGGCTGGAGCCACTGGGCAACAGCCCAAGGGGCCCAGAGAgagctggctgttggctgggccTGGGAGCGGAGCTGCAGGGCCGCACTGGGCTTGTGGCGGCGGCGGCTGGCGCAGAGGCTGCAGGCAGAGCGGTGCGTTCGGGCCCGGGGTCGCACACTGGTCCGGGGCGCCCTGCACCGCTGGCACGGCTGCTGGCAGA GGCGGCAGCTCCTGCACGAAAAGTACCAGCAGTGGGTGCAGGTGCAACTCCAGGGCCTGAGGAGGTCCGTGTTCCGGGACTGGCGACGGGCAGCAGCTCGTCGGAGACGCACAGCGGCCCCGCCAGAGCAGCCCCTACTGCAGAG CCATTTCCAGGCCCCGTGTGGAGTTGTGAGAGACACAGGGGTGTTCCCAGCCACCAGAGCCTTTCGGGATGGCCCGAGAAGGGCCCTGGGGACCACATTTTCCATGTGGCGGGAAGCCGGAGCAGCCAAAGCCTGGGCACAGGGGCAGCACGTGGCCCGGGTCCCCGTGACCCACTGGAGAAGCCGTGCACGGGGGGGCCCGACGGACGGGCAGCTGAGGAG ACCCACCGCTGCAGGACGCGGCCCAGCCCAACGCGGCACCACGGCGGCGGTGGAccgaaggagcagagagaaatgtCCTGGGCTCAGA GTGACAGAGAGCCTCGCCTCTGCCGTGCCTTCCAGGTCCAGCTGCAGTGGCCTGGACGCACCAGCCAGGCCCAGGGCCCGCCGCCCGGAAAACCAGGAGGGGACTGCAGCTCTGAGGCCAGCGTCCTCAAAGGCCAAGGCGTGGCCGCTGAGAGGCAGCTGGG GAGGAGGTACCTGCAGCGCTGGCACCTTGAGGCCTTGCTTCGCCGGCTCCAGGGCTCCCAGCAGGCCAGGTGCCTGGCGGCAACATGGCAGCACTGGGTGGACGCTCAGGGAGAGGAGCAGCTGGCACGGACGCTG CTCAGGCAGTGGCACCTGA